Proteins encoded together in one Spirochaetota bacterium window:
- the ccsA gene encoding cytochrome c biogenesis protein CcsA — protein sequence MNIGTILIYFTFATSIISIFFLAKSHKGGESDIIKAERLFYLSGISITLTLILLLFAFLTNSFNFNYVYNYSSNDLPLVYKITALWAGQEGTFLLWIFLLFIFGLIIIRSKDENENILLGIIILAQLFILLILCIHGPFEYVWERFPNRFKPNMIPQDGSGLNPLLQDPWMVIHPPVLFVGYASAVIPFGYAIAGLFKNDYKSWINRSYKWILFCMASLGMGIFLGGYWAYKVLGWGGYWGWDPVENSSLIPWLFIVALMHGMNIQKRKGALIKTNLFLAIISFITVLYSTFLTRSGILSDFSVHSFSDLGISIYLILFIVFFLLLGAVLLIKRFSDIESSPLSNKIFTTDNIISYGIITLSFYSLFILIGTSMPILSKVFLSNPTSVKATFYNNISIPLGLLILAFIALSSIFNFSKSINIKGIITISVISLILAILINLQHTHNVFAYTFAVAALFVVLQNIVDLRKYKLRVITSSRLSHIGVAILVIGIITSNLHSYSIQKNLIQEVEEEIDSVKLTFKDITKSMRASLRFLYSDGGETMEIETEYYINRKTNSLYREPYVDYGFFRDVYVSPVEYKSGLEGRGEIILLKGEEKEIQDLKIKFIGFEINKQHMKAGTPELFAKLSVNSMGKNYFLKPGLKIINKDMKVPIDVKIPHTNRKISMMRFDIKHKKVLIFVDPGKDAPIQPDSAIVEVSFKRLIWLVWLGTILISFGSFFAIRRSLEKQ from the coding sequence ATGAATATAGGAACAATACTGATATACTTTACATTTGCAACATCCATTATCTCGATCTTTTTTTTAGCAAAGAGCCATAAGGGCGGCGAGTCCGACATAATCAAGGCAGAGAGGTTGTTTTATCTATCGGGAATATCCATAACCCTAACATTGATTCTGCTCCTCTTTGCATTTTTAACTAATAGCTTCAACTTTAACTATGTATATAATTATTCATCAAATGACCTTCCGCTTGTATATAAGATAACAGCCCTATGGGCAGGCCAGGAGGGAACATTTCTTCTTTGGATATTCCTGCTCTTTATCTTTGGCCTTATTATCATTAGATCTAAGGATGAAAACGAAAACATACTCCTCGGCATCATCATTTTAGCTCAATTATTTATACTATTAATTCTTTGCATTCACGGACCCTTCGAATATGTATGGGAACGCTTCCCCAATCGCTTTAAACCCAACATGATCCCGCAAGACGGCTCCGGTCTTAATCCGCTGTTGCAGGACCCCTGGATGGTAATCCATCCCCCTGTTCTCTTTGTTGGATATGCATCCGCAGTAATACCCTTTGGCTATGCAATAGCGGGTCTTTTCAAGAATGATTATAAATCATGGATAAACAGATCCTATAAATGGATTCTATTCTGCATGGCATCACTAGGGATGGGGATATTCTTAGGGGGTTACTGGGCATATAAGGTGTTGGGCTGGGGTGGATACTGGGGATGGGATCCAGTGGAAAACTCATCCCTCATACCATGGCTCTTCATTGTTGCGCTAATGCATGGGATGAATATCCAGAAGAGAAAGGGGGCCCTGATCAAAACAAACCTATTCCTTGCCATAATATCTTTTATAACTGTTCTATACAGCACCTTTCTCACAAGGAGCGGCATACTCTCAGATTTCTCCGTACATTCATTCAGTGATCTCGGGATATCAATTTACTTAATATTATTCATCGTCTTCTTCTTATTATTGGGGGCAGTGCTCTTGATTAAGCGTTTCTCCGATATTGAGTCAAGTCCGCTCAGCAACAAAATATTCACAACCGACAACATAATAAGCTATGGGATAATCACCCTCTCATTCTATTCTCTCTTTATACTAATTGGAACATCCATGCCCATTTTATCAAAAGTATTTTTATCCAATCCAACATCCGTTAAAGCAACATTCTACAACAATATATCTATACCCTTGGGTTTACTTATTCTCGCATTTATAGCCCTTTCCTCAATTTTCAATTTCTCTAAGAGCATAAACATTAAAGGTATAATTACAATATCTGTCATATCCCTAATCCTTGCCATTCTAATTAATCTACAGCATACCCATAATGTTTTCGCCTATACTTTTGCAGTCGCTGCGCTGTTCGTAGTATTGCAAAATATTGTTGACTTGCGTAAGTATAAACTAAGGGTTATTACATCATCGCGTCTATCCCATATCGGAGTAGCTATATTAGTCATTGGCATAATAACGTCAAATCTTCATTCCTATTCAATTCAGAAGAATCTTATCCAAGAAGTAGAGGAGGAGATAGACTCTGTAAAGCTGACATTCAAGGATATCACCAAATCAATGAGAGCCAGCCTGCGGTTTCTATACAGCGATGGAGGAGAGACGATGGAAATTGAGACTGAGTATTACATCAATAGAAAGACAAACTCGCTCTACAGAGAGCCATATGTAGACTACGGTTTCTTTAGGGACGTCTATGTCTCACCCGTGGAATATAAATCGGGTTTAGAGGGCAGAGGGGAAATAATACTCCTAAAGGGCGAGGAAAAAGAGATTCAAGACCTAAAAATAAAATTTATTGGATTTGAAATCAACAAACAGCATATGAAGGCCGGAACCCCTGAACTCTTCGCAAAGCTAAGTGTCAATAGTATGGGGAAGAACTATTTTCTCAAGCCCGGACTAAAAATAATAAACAAAGACATGAAAGTGCCGATTGATGTAAAAATTCCTCATACAAATAGAAAAATATCCATGATGAGGTTTGATATCAAACACAAAAAGGTGCTCATCTTTGTAGACCCGGGAAAGGACGCCCCAATACAGCCTGATTCAGCAATAGTGGAGGTCTCTTTCAAGCGTCTCATATGGTTAGTATGGCTCGGTACAATTCTGATATCCTTTGGCAGTTTCTTTGCAATTAGGAGATCATTGGAAAAACAATAG
- a CDS encoding cytochrome c maturation protein CcmE: MNYKKIIIFAFIIIFIVIALYSLSGVLTPYVSFQSAMDSGSYVQVIGKLDKSVAAEHYEGYFTFKLDDKDGTPMNIIYRGTKPLNFDHANQIVALGSFNIQQKIFEAEKILVKCPSKYIKENQ; this comes from the coding sequence ATGAACTATAAGAAGATAATTATATTTGCTTTTATAATAATCTTTATCGTCATAGCCCTCTATTCATTGAGTGGTGTGCTTACACCCTATGTTTCCTTTCAAAGCGCAATGGATTCGGGCAGCTATGTTCAGGTAATCGGCAAACTGGACAAGTCCGTTGCCGCAGAACATTATGAAGGCTACTTTACCTTTAAACTGGATGATAAAGATGGCACTCCAATGAATATAATCTACAGAGGCACGAAACCATTAAATTTTGATCATGCCAATCAGATAGTAGCACTGGGATCTTTTAACATTCAACAGAAGATATTTGAGGCGGAAAAGATTCTTGTTAAATGTCCATCAAAATATATAAAGGAAAACCAATAA
- a CDS encoding CcmD family protein yields the protein MRNKYAIIIIGALLFISFTSITRPLMSPKQIIASAHFTYPLSYSDHYNVSKSRYYTNSIYVHSVTSNGNNLYADEKSDNNIQMIENSSYSAAYEDENRRWSILIKVMLITLIIWFGLSLYIYLIDKKIKKLEKKIDEL from the coding sequence ATGAGGAATAAATACGCGATTATCATTATAGGCGCACTGCTCTTTATCAGCTTCACTTCTATAACTCGTCCCTTAATGTCCCCAAAACAGATAATCGCATCAGCACATTTCACATATCCCTTAAGCTATAGCGATCACTATAATGTATCTAAATCCCGATATTATACAAATAGCATCTATGTCCATTCTGTTACCTCAAACGGAAACAACCTCTATGCGGATGAAAAATCGGATAACAACATACAGATGATCGAGAATAGTTCTTATAGCGCTGCCTATGAGGATGAAAATCGCAGATGGAGCATTCTCATTAAGGTGATGCTCATAACGCTTATAATATGGTTTGGATTGAGCCTTTATATCTATTTAATAGACAAAAAAATCAAAAAACTGGAGAAAAAGATAGATGAACTATAA
- the ccsA gene encoding cytochrome c biogenesis protein CcsA yields the protein MKILKIVYIIMPITISLAYLWAPPAEILGESSRILYFHVPLAWVSTLAFLVSGIASIIFLYDREKKFILIEEKAYNSARLGMLFTILTIITGSIWSKISWGAYWNWDPRQTSIVILLLIYIAYFSLRSALADNPNKGRLASSFLIFAMITVPFFVFIIPRLYPSLHPDPIINPDEKIHLDEKMQITLLVSLVSFTLVYLYIFSIQNRLSKIMLKTEEKYHEE from the coding sequence ATGAAAATACTCAAAATCGTCTATATCATTATGCCCATCACCATTAGCCTCGCCTATCTCTGGGCTCCCCCTGCTGAGATTTTGGGAGAATCCAGCAGAATACTCTATTTCCACGTTCCTTTAGCATGGGTTTCAACGCTAGCCTTTTTAGTTTCTGGAATCGCTTCAATAATATTTCTTTATGATAGAGAAAAAAAATTCATTTTAATTGAGGAAAAAGCCTATAACTCCGCCAGATTGGGGATGCTATTTACCATCTTGACTATTATCACTGGATCAATCTGGTCAAAGATAAGCTGGGGAGCCTACTGGAATTGGGATCCACGTCAAACATCTATCGTAATCTTACTACTAATCTATATCGCATATTTTAGTCTTAGATCGGCTCTTGCGGATAATCCCAATAAGGGGAGGCTCGCTTCTTCATTCCTTATCTTCGCTATGATCACTGTGCCCTTCTTTGTCTTTATTATACCTAGATTATACCCTTCATTGCATCCTGATCCTATAATAAATCCTGATGAAAAAATTCATCTGGATGAAAAGATGCAGATTACCCTTTTAGTATCCCTTGTCTCTTTCACACTTGTTTATCTTTACATCTTTTCAATACAAAACAGGTTATCAAAAATAATGCTAAAGACCGAGGAAAAATATCATGAGGAATAA
- a CDS encoding heme exporter protein CcmB: MIESILASSVVSNLQKDFRIEFRNRYALNVSISFAIISTLAISLSSGGIPISNKMQSVLFWIILFFSAMNGLSHIFIREEEQGTSLFLRLNAKPEVVLTSKLLFNISLFFLLQVVVTPLFIFFLQMNILSPITFVFTIGAGGFAISSSTTILAAIVAKAGGRGSLFTIISFPIVLPILWISINSTTRSLEVAKYTGYENLVFLLAFSAAIIALSFIIFEYIWMDE; encoded by the coding sequence ATGATAGAATCGATCTTGGCAAGTAGCGTTGTTAGCAATTTACAGAAAGACTTTCGAATAGAGTTCAGAAATCGTTATGCGCTGAATGTTTCAATATCCTTTGCGATTATTTCGACCCTCGCTATCAGCCTTTCTTCAGGTGGCATCCCGATTTCCAACAAGATGCAATCAGTCCTGTTCTGGATAATACTATTCTTCAGCGCAATGAATGGGCTTTCTCACATCTTCATAAGGGAGGAGGAGCAAGGAACCTCCCTCTTTTTGAGACTAAACGCGAAGCCAGAAGTAGTTCTCACATCAAAGCTGCTCTTCAACATTTCCCTTTTTTTTCTTCTGCAGGTTGTTGTTACTCCTCTATTTATATTCTTCCTGCAGATGAATATACTATCACCGATAACCTTTGTTTTTACTATAGGCGCCGGAGGGTTTGCAATATCCTCAAGCACTACCATCTTAGCAGCGATTGTCGCAAAGGCCGGGGGCAGGGGCTCCCTTTTTACTATCATCTCCTTCCCCATTGTGCTTCCCATACTATGGATATCCATTAACTCAACAACCAGGAGTCTGGAAGTGGCTAAATACACAGGATATGAGAATCTGGTTTTTTTGCTTGCATTTTCAGCAGCAATCATTGCCTTATCCTTTATAATATTTGAATATATCTGGATGGATGAATAG
- a CDS encoding ABC transporter ATP-binding protein produces the protein MTPNNPFSINAKGIIKRFNSYTVFKDISFYISAGNSLAITGANGSGKSTLLEIIAGIQKPTKGRIEYQYNGQEITHNDLITHIGFASPKMNLYNELTGLENIQFVLESDKSAYVNVDNLLKRFDLHIDQDKSVKYYSSGMKQRLKLLLAIIRNPTVLLLDEPGSNLDAKGKETIYSFLEYMKEKKLIIIATNEEEEACICNDRIDLGK, from the coding sequence TTGACACCGAATAATCCTTTTTCAATCAACGCAAAAGGCATAATTAAAAGATTCAATAGTTACACTGTTTTCAAGGATATCTCTTTCTATATAAGCGCTGGAAATTCACTTGCAATAACTGGAGCAAATGGCTCTGGCAAGTCAACCCTGCTTGAGATTATTGCAGGAATACAGAAACCCACAAAGGGAAGAATAGAATACCAATATAATGGACAAGAGATTACTCATAATGACCTTATTACACATATTGGATTTGCAAGCCCTAAGATGAATCTCTATAACGAGCTTACTGGATTAGAAAACATTCAATTTGTTTTAGAATCGGATAAAAGCGCTTATGTGAATGTTGACAATCTTCTAAAACGATTTGATCTACATATAGATCAGGACAAAAGCGTGAAATACTATTCTTCAGGGATGAAACAGCGATTAAAGTTGTTGCTGGCAATTATTAGGAATCCAACAGTCCTGCTTTTAGATGAGCCGGGATCTAATCTTGACGCTAAGGGGAAGGAGACAATATATTCATTTCTTGAATACATGAAGGAAAAAAAATTAATAATTATTGCAACAAACGAAGAGGAGGAGGCCTGCATCTGCAATGATAGAATCGATCTTGGCAAGTAG